Within the Miscanthus floridulus cultivar M001 chromosome 2, ASM1932011v1, whole genome shotgun sequence genome, the region AACTCTCGACCATGCTACAATCCATATAGCTAGGGACAAGACAGAGGGAGCTCGTGTGGTCAATATTCTTTCAATGTCAAAAGATTTTGTACTTTAACAAACTATGACTGGAGAAAGAAGCAAGCCTTACAAGGAAAATGAAAGCCGGGTCACACATCACACATAATCAAATACAGTGGGAGTGCATGGGGTGATGGGTGGAGCCAGTCACCGCAACTTCAAGAAGGGATAGCACATGTGTGGATTAAGGTCCTAGTTAAAGGGATCTTGACCCTTGAGCTTACGGCTGCTTGAAGCTGAAGTGCACAAAGTTAATTGAGTTCTTTAGCTTCTTAGGAGTTCCTTTTTATTAAGATTTCAAAGCATCCAAAACAAGCTTCTCAGAGTTCCTCTTTATTAAGATTTCAAAGCATCCAAAACAAGCTTCTCAGAGAAATAGACTTCTAGAGGAAGCAAAGCTCGCAAATGAGCAAGGGGTAAATGTGGGAGCTGAGTTTTAGCCAATACTGATTGTTTTAAAAGACTCACTAAAAGCAAATATATCCTGCAGCACTTGAAAAAATCAATAAGGTGTAGTGTGAAAGTTTAGGTATTAGCACTAAACTTAGGGCGTGTTTGGATATGTACGCGCGTTGCGTATCCGTGAGGACACGAGAAAGTCCCATCAAATGACCTTCAGTTGTGTGTTTCCGTGCCGCACAAGTCCAAAACCTGAGAGGCAAGAAAATCAGCGCTTTCCCAATACTTGCTTCTACAGGGAGAAGCGCTTCCCCACGACaagtatccaaacagggcctagacTGATCTAGATGCTAGTTATTGAGTTTACCATGCGCTTAAGGTAACATAAGAGAAAGCTATCGTAATATCTACTGAAATTAATAAAGTCAAACACAGTACCTTGCGTATCTGACTATTCGGAATATCTTCATATGTATCAGCCTTTTGTGAAACAGGGGATGCTTGAGCTTGGGAATCTCGAGTTGGCTGAGACGAAGGTTGAGCTGGAGCTTTCTTTTCTTTGGTTGAACTTGAACTGACACCCGACTTCAATGCCGCCAGAACATCCCCTTTCAGAAGGGTGCCACGGGGGCCTGATGCTCTCAGTGATGACGTATCCAGTCCATGTTCCTTGATCAGTAACTTAGCTGCCGGGCTGATCCGGCTCACTGTTGAGGTTTGTTCAGACACATTAACTACTTTATTTTGTGGCACACTTTCTGTTGAATGCTCCTCCTTTTGTTCACCTCCGAAAGATGTATCAGCTGGTATACTTTTAATATCCTCAAGGTCTTCAACCTTACAAAATGGACAACCAGCACTCAGTACAAAAGAATCACTAAGATATAAATCATCACATTAAAATGGATGCTTATGACATAAAAAACAATCAATAATGGAGCTATACCGTGACAGCAATGGGTTGTCCAACCTGAACATCTTTAGAACCTTCAGGTGCTAAAATCTTGGCCAGATACCTGAAGCATTAAAGGGGTAAGGGTAAACACAAAAGGTGTGTGCAGGATACAAAAACATTCATGATAAGAAATGATAAAGTGACACAAAAGAATAAAAATTTACGCGAATGTTATTGGGCAGCCAGCTGGGAGCCCACAGCACTGAAGAAAAAAACTGAAACCATAATTATTTGATCTAGCAGTGCCAGTTTCCAGTTATTTAAAAACTTGCACTTTTACGTAATTAGGTAGAataattaattagacttaaagtTGCAAAAGATCACCGGAgtatccttccatgcattttaTGGACCATGAAAGTTATAGAGCTTAGGTCAGTCTGCCATCAACACAGTCCAAGTGCAATGGAAAAGGTAATCAGGTGAAACAAAGAAGAATGCAAAAATTGCATATATTACGTTCGGTTTGACTTGGAACAATAGATTGATAAAGATTGTCTGAGTGTAAATGAATAAATAAGGTTTAAAGTTAATTCCGCTAGTGAATTCTTTCATCGAAAGGAATGTACCAGTAGGTTACCATAACACAAAACATGGAGTTAACTTTGGAACTAAATATAATGAATGGGTTCCATTAAATTTTGGTGAGAACCTGTTCCTGGAGGATTACCACGTGTTCCGTCCATGAATGGAGGGTTCTAATGAAAAGAACTAGCAACTATTCAAGAGATTAAAACATCATGTTGGAAAATGTAAACTTGGGAATGTAACATCACAATAATCAAAGTAATTGAAACATTACTAATAACATCTTAGAaatatttgtcaagggcattacCCCTCTTCAAGGCTTTCAAACTCAAGAGTGGCTTTATCAGTTTCTATCTCGCATATCACATCACCAACCTCTATCTGCAAACAACATAAAGTTTAATGATACTGTTCTCAGAACTAAATAAAACACATTAAACGAAAAAAGTAGGAAACCCTAAGCTGGAAATAGGATATTCTTGTTGAATTAAAAAAATAACAGTTAGCAGAAGCATAACCTTGTCTCCTTCCTGTTTTCTCCATTTCGCGATGTTACCTTGATTCTAATGAGAACTGGGTCAGAATACCAAATATGCAGAAATACAAAAGACAGAAAGCAAACGACATGTATCAATGTATTACTAAGATAAATGCTTAAAGATTTTACCATAGTAGGGGATAGTGCTGGCATTCCAACCACCAGATGTGGAGGAAGCCCTGAACAAAAAAGATAAGGACAAATTAACAGATGTGATAATTTAGTTGTAATAAATATGAAAAATTACAAGTAATGAGGTACAAATGGATATGATTCATCAGCACAATATGTTCACAGAACAGGATCTTGCTTAGGACATTTCTCTTGAATGGGTTAATTTTGTAGAAACCAATTGTTACTGCAGAAAATCACACGATACTGCATAATGACATAGGTGACCGCATGAGGTTCTTTCCTTGTTCAGTAAATTACATTGCAGAACAAAAGGAACATAGTTAAACCATATATAACTTGACAAGTCCACAAGATTTAAACTAGCAATTTAAATACACATTTTTTTGTTGATGCCAAACCACAGGTAGATGAATTCAAAGACTTGCACAACATCAATGGTACAGAATGAAGTTCATAAGTTATGGAATGATCTTCTGTTTGTTTATCTCTTATGTCAAATTAACAATGTGAGACATGTGGTTATACCTGTAGATGAGAACCAGCGGGCTGGCATGGGGATCTGCAATAAGGACGCCACATAAGTATGCAGTTAGCAGTTTTAATGGATGAAAAGGATTAGTATTTTGGCCCCACCTTGTAATGTGCGCCCAGAGATGCTAGAAATGATGGCCTGGAAAGAAATCATACTTCAGAAAAACAATATACTTCATAAATAAAACCATATTCCAACAATCATCAGTTGCAAGTAAATAAAGCGTGTAAGCTACACACGTTCACAATTTATCAGTTAACCCTAGAGTTAAAATTGGTGGCAGCATAAGTCCATGGAGTGACAAACAACTAACACAACAGTAGAAAACCGAACAATCCCTTGAGGTAAAGTCTACAATGATATACCTCGTGGACGCACATCTGCGCGCCTCTGCTAAGGAACCCCTTGCCCGCGACAAGCTGTGGGCAATCAACATTACACATCGTCAAATAGCTGTCTCGAAAAGCATCAAAATTTGCACAAATTCGTCGGCAGCGTCAATCATCTAAAATCTTACCCGACCAGAAGTGCACGTATGTTTGCCATCTTCCCAAGCAAAACCTCCGCAGCAAATGATCCCTGGTACCAGGATACGCAGAATGTGTCACAAAACAAAAGGGGCAGCAAAGAGGGGTGGTTTTCAGTTGGGCACGAAAAATATTTTGTGGAATACTACAATCTCTAACAGGGCCACGCATGGATGGGCGGATTGGAACATTAGTGGCAACAAACACTACGGTGCCACACAAATCCACACCGAAACAATAAATCTAAATGGAGAGGAAGGAGGTTCCAAATTTGACCCGGAACGGAACCAATCTCGTGCTTCCAACAAAGGAATCCGTCCCCCCATTCAAGCGAGCCAGGACTACCAGGAAGGAAGAGATCGCTACTCACCGGGACGGACGGATCTCCAAGCCCGCTCGAGCGAGAGAGGAGCAGCGGCCGTCTGTGGAGGATccggaggagaggaggaggactacGGCGGGGCGGAACCGGGCGAAAGGAGGGTTCGGCGGCGCCGGGTTAGAtgccccccaccaccaccaccagcgcgGACGAAGACGAGCAGGGGAAGAACCCGCAGAGGAGGCAGGTAAGCGCTGTCAACGAGCCGAGCTCGAGCGAGTAGCCGAGCCGCTGGGGAAACCGGTGTTAAACCTGACCTGAGTACCTGACACGTAGGGCCTACTCACACGGGCTCCGTCGCGCAGGCGCAGCTCTGGCTCTGCTTTGTCTCTTGGTGAGTTGGGCTTGGATCGAGCCTGCGACGAGCCCAGCCCAAGTAGCTCGCAAGCCTCGAGCCATTTCTTTATAGCGCCAAGCAAGAAGCAGGTTTGGTTGTTGGTCGACGACCGGGTGCTGCGAAAGTTGCGGATGGTGCGATCCTCGCCGTCCACTACCAACACACGTACACGATCGCCTCTCAGTTCGCCATTCGCCATCTCGCCACGGGGCGACAAATTTGCAGTAAAAAGAAATCCAAAGTCAAAGCATGAATTCAATTTGTCTTTGGCCTTGGGCATGTACGGTGATATGAATATCTCGTGAAACACATACGAGGCACTTTTTCTTTGGGGCAACGTAGAGGGAAACGACCATACCGTACGAGTCCAAGGGGTTCAAATTTCCCTTTGGACAAGTCGAAATTCACGATGTAATTGGGGCTTGGAAATATCATTAAGATTATTATACACAAGAAAGATATCATAGACTTTTATCATGGTTACACGAATACCGTACGAGTCCAAGGGGTTCAAATTTCCCTTTGGACAAGTCGAAATTCACGATGTAATTGGGGCCTGGAAAtatctcttattgacatacagcaatacaaatcagacgcaggacgtaggtattacgtctTTTTGgaggccgaacctggataaaacctcgtgtctgtcttgcgtcaccatcttgtttgtggcttgcgcatctgtctgccgacaatttactaccttgggcatacccctcggtggactgccgaccatatttcgtcgacaaaaaTGTCCATAGCTTTTACCGATACACATCATAAAATAGTCAAAGCACTCCATCGGTTTCCGGAAATCGAAGGTATGCCGAGGAGTAAGAGCACCTCATCGCATTAAGAATACATGTGATACTCTTTCTctataagggcctgtttggaatgcgaGATTTTTTCCCtattcctgcgtttttcctgtgaaattgaactgattcctgtgaaattcctgcgttccaaacaagccctaactaaTGATAGAGGAGATCAAAGATAAACCAAGCTCCAACATATCTCTTATTGTCAAAGAAAAGAGGAAGAACCAATGAATTTTTTTCAAACACCTTTCTTCTTTCCCCTCTCACTGCGGGCC harbors:
- the LOC136537778 gene encoding dihydrolipoyllysine-residue acetyltransferase component 1 of pyruvate dehydrogenase complex, mitochondrial-like isoform X2 → MANIRALLVGLSRARGSLAEARRCASTRPSFLASLGAHYKIPMPARWFSSTGLPPHLVVGMPALSPTMNQGNIAKWRKQEGDKIEVGDVICEIETDKATLEFESLEEGYLAKILAPEGSKDVQVGQPIAVTVEDLEDIKSIPADTSFGGEQKEEHSTESVPQNKVVNVSEQTSTVSRISPAAKLLIKEHGLDTSSLRASGPRGTLLKGDVLAALKSGVSSSSTKEKKAPAQPSSQPTRDSQAQASPVSQKADTYEDIPNSQIRKVIAKRLLESKQTTPHLYLSKDVVLDPLLTFRNELKEQHGIKVSVNDIIIKAVAIALRNVPEANAYWNNEKEETQKCDSVDISIAVATEKVKQLAEKARAGKLAPNEFQGGSFSISNLGMYPVDHFCAIINPPQSGILAVGRGNKVVEPVVDSDGTEKAARVTKMSLTLSADHRVFDGQVGGKFFTELALNFSDIRRLLL
- the LOC136537778 gene encoding dihydrolipoyllysine-residue acetyltransferase component 1 of pyruvate dehydrogenase complex, mitochondrial-like isoform X1, whose translation is MANIRALLVGLSRARGSLAEARRCASTRPSFLASLGAHYKIPMPARWFSSTGLPPHLVVGMPALSPTMNQGNIAKWRKQEGDKIEVGDVICEIETDKATLEFESLEEGYLAKILAPEGSKDVQVGQPIAVTVEDLEDIKSIPADTSFGGEQKEEHSTESVPQNKVVNVSEQTSTVSRISPAAKLLIKEHGLDTSSLRASGPRGTLLKGDVLAALKSGVSSSSTKEKKAPAQPSSQPTRDSQAQASPVSQKADTYEDIPNSQIRKVIAKRLLESKQTTPHLYLSKDVVLDPLLTFRNELKEQHGIKVSVNDIIIKAVAIALRNVPEANAYWNNEKEETQKCDSVDISIAVATEKGLMTPIIRNADQKTISAISSEVKQLAEKARAGKLAPNEFQGGSFSISNLGMYPVDHFCAIINPPQSGILAVGRGNKVVEPVVDSDGTEKAARVTKMSLTLSADHRVFDGQVGGKFFTELALNFSDIRRLLL